The following coding sequences lie in one Myxococcus xanthus genomic window:
- a CDS encoding MBL fold metallo-hydrolase — translation MALRFKNLDGSGPQPFSSVFKWAVADKLAGRRRKSPARAEVPRVEPDLALLATPPAPGEGARLTWLGHASWLVQLDGLSLLIDPVLRDAISGVIRRNVPPGVPVEKLPPITASLVSHNHYDHLDLPTLEQVGAPIVTGLGHAPVFRGSGLDVTELDWWRSTQVGAVTVHFVPSQHWSRRGLNDVNEMLWGGFVIEGSSARVFHSGDTAYFEGFKEIGLRYPGIDAAMLPIGAYDPAWFMRRQHMNPEEAVQAFEDLGAARFLAMHWGTFKLTDEPLDEPPRRLDAEWTRRGLARERVEVLPVGGTLTVRRG, via the coding sequence ATGGCCTTGCGGTTCAAGAACCTCGATGGCAGCGGGCCGCAGCCGTTCAGCAGTGTCTTCAAGTGGGCCGTGGCCGACAAGCTCGCCGGCCGCCGCCGCAAGTCCCCGGCCCGTGCAGAGGTCCCCCGCGTGGAGCCCGACCTCGCACTGCTCGCCACGCCGCCCGCGCCAGGCGAAGGCGCCCGGCTGACGTGGCTGGGGCATGCGAGTTGGCTCGTGCAGTTGGACGGATTGTCCCTGCTCATCGACCCGGTGCTGCGCGATGCCATCAGCGGCGTCATCCGGCGCAACGTGCCGCCGGGCGTCCCGGTGGAGAAGCTGCCGCCCATCACCGCCAGCCTCGTCTCCCACAACCACTACGACCACCTGGACCTGCCCACGCTGGAGCAGGTGGGCGCCCCCATCGTCACCGGCCTGGGCCATGCGCCGGTGTTCCGGGGCTCGGGCCTGGACGTCACGGAGTTGGACTGGTGGCGCTCCACGCAGGTGGGCGCCGTCACGGTGCACTTCGTCCCCTCGCAGCACTGGAGCCGCCGCGGCCTCAACGACGTCAACGAGATGCTCTGGGGCGGCTTCGTCATCGAAGGCTCCAGCGCTCGCGTCTTCCACTCCGGCGACACCGCCTACTTCGAGGGCTTCAAGGAGATTGGCCTGCGCTACCCGGGCATCGACGCCGCGATGCTGCCCATTGGCGCGTATGACCCGGCCTGGTTCATGCGCCGTCAGCACATGAACCCCGAGGAAGCCGTGCAGGCCTTCGAGGACCTGGGCGCCGCGCGCTTCCTGGCCATGCACTGGGGCACCTTCAAGCTCACCGACGAGCCGCTCGACGAGCCGCCCCGCCGCCTGGACGCGGAGTGGACCCGGCGGGGCCTGGCGCGTGAGCGCGTCGAAGTGCTGCCGGTAGGTGGAACACTCACCGTGCGCCGCGGTTGA
- a CDS encoding MetQ/NlpA family ABC transporter substrate-binding protein, whose amino-acid sequence MKSPSRSLLTPLLLSVTLLLTACQKQEASSGESSSVRTLKVGVNPVPHGDILRAAAAVALREGVRVDVVEFTDYVQPNIALSDKQLDANYFQHEPYLERFAGDRKLALTSAGPVHLEPLALYSTKFRQLAELPEGAQVTLPADPSNLARALRLLEAQGLLRLREGAGATATVRDVAGNPRKLDLREIDAEQQPRTLEDVAAAVINGNYFLEAQKHLKLDAKVLAREAARENPYANVLAVRQGDEQRAEVRTLVKALQSDEVRRYIESTYGGAVVPAF is encoded by the coding sequence ATGAAGTCCCCCTCTCGTTCCCTGCTCACCCCGCTGCTGCTCTCCGTGACGCTGCTGCTCACGGCCTGCCAGAAGCAGGAGGCGTCCTCGGGCGAGTCTTCCAGCGTCCGCACGTTGAAGGTCGGCGTCAACCCGGTGCCCCACGGAGACATTCTCCGCGCCGCCGCCGCCGTGGCCCTGCGCGAGGGCGTGCGCGTCGACGTGGTGGAGTTCACCGACTACGTCCAGCCGAACATCGCGCTGTCTGACAAACAGCTCGATGCCAACTACTTCCAGCACGAGCCCTACCTGGAGCGCTTCGCCGGCGACAGGAAGCTCGCGCTGACCAGCGCCGGCCCGGTGCATCTGGAGCCCCTGGCGCTCTACTCCACGAAGTTCCGTCAGCTCGCGGAGCTTCCGGAGGGCGCTCAGGTGACGCTCCCCGCCGACCCCAGCAACCTCGCGCGGGCGCTGCGCCTGCTCGAAGCCCAGGGCCTGCTGCGTCTGCGCGAGGGCGCGGGCGCCACGGCGACGGTGCGGGACGTGGCGGGCAATCCACGCAAGCTCGACCTGCGGGAGATTGATGCGGAGCAGCAGCCCCGCACGCTGGAGGACGTGGCCGCCGCCGTCATCAACGGCAACTACTTCCTGGAGGCCCAGAAGCACCTGAAGCTGGACGCGAAGGTGCTGGCGCGTGAGGCCGCGCGGGAGAACCCCTACGCCAACGTGCTCGCCGTGCGTCAGGGCGACGAGCAGCGCGCCGAGGTGCGCACGCTGGTGAAGGCGCTCCAGTCCGACGAGGTGCGCCGCTACATCGAGTCCACCTACGGCGGCGCGGTGGTGCCCGCCTTCTGA
- a CDS encoding methionine ABC transporter permease produces MDSQLPRLLGVATGETLYMTSVAAALVLLAGLPLGVLLVVTDRGGLWERPALNRVLGTLVNVGRSVPFIILMVAIVPLTRLLVGTTIGTTAAIVPLVVAAIPFMGRVVEQSLREVDAGLVEAAIAMGSTHRRIVFHVLIPEALPSLVRGTALVIISLLGYSAMAGAVGGGGLGDLAVKYGYMRFRTDVMLGCLVVLLVLVQLVQWLGDTLASRFDHTGARSSR; encoded by the coding sequence ATGGATAGCCAGCTTCCGCGCCTGCTGGGCGTGGCCACCGGTGAGACGCTCTACATGACGTCCGTGGCCGCGGCGCTCGTCCTCCTCGCGGGCCTGCCCTTGGGCGTGCTGCTGGTCGTCACGGACCGCGGTGGCCTGTGGGAGCGTCCGGCGCTGAACCGGGTGCTGGGCACGCTCGTCAACGTGGGCCGCTCCGTCCCGTTCATCATCCTCATGGTGGCCATCGTCCCGCTCACCCGCCTGCTGGTGGGCACCACCATTGGCACCACCGCCGCCATTGTTCCCCTGGTGGTGGCGGCCATCCCCTTCATGGGCCGCGTCGTCGAGCAGAGCCTCCGGGAAGTGGACGCCGGACTGGTGGAGGCCGCCATCGCCATGGGCTCCACCCACCGCCGCATCGTCTTCCATGTCCTCATTCCGGAGGCGCTGCCGTCGCTCGTGCGCGGCACCGCGCTCGTCATCATCAGCCTGCTGGGTTACAGCGCCATGGCGGGCGCGGTGGGCGGCGGCGGCCTGGGCGACCTCGCGGTGAAGTACGGCTACATGCGCTTCCGCACCGACGTCATGTTGGGCTGCCTGGTGGTGTTGCTGGTGCTTGTGCAGCTCGTCCAATGGCTGGGTGACACGCTGGCCTCCCGCTTCGACCACACCGGCGCGCGCTCGTCGCGCTGA
- a CDS encoding methionine ABC transporter ATP-binding protein: MIAFRGVSKVYTAGGREVAALRNVSLRVEAGEIHGVLGQSGAGKSTLIRCANLLERPTEGSVFVDGQDLLALSPEALRKARQGIGMIFQHFNLFGSKTVAANIAYPLEVAGAPREAIRERVEELLSLVGLSDKAQAYPSQLSGGQKQRVGIARALAPRPRVLLSDEATSALDPETTRSVLGLLRDINQKLGVTLLLITHQMDVVKAICDSASVLERGRLVEQGKVTELLAHPSTRLHQLCFPAFAPPTDAPSGRRVALTLAGEHARRPLLGTLARQFDVDALLVEGAMERVGNTRVGRLLVDLQGSADAVSQALAYLREQGLTPEEAAHG, encoded by the coding sequence GTGATTGCGTTTCGCGGAGTCAGCAAGGTCTACACGGCGGGCGGGCGGGAGGTCGCGGCGCTGAGGAACGTGTCGCTCCGGGTGGAGGCCGGTGAAATCCACGGCGTGCTGGGACAGAGCGGCGCCGGCAAATCCACGCTCATCCGCTGCGCCAACCTCCTGGAGCGCCCCACCGAGGGCTCCGTCTTCGTCGACGGACAGGACTTGCTGGCCCTCAGTCCGGAGGCACTGCGCAAGGCACGCCAGGGCATCGGGATGATCTTCCAGCACTTCAACCTCTTCGGCTCGAAGACGGTGGCGGCGAATATCGCGTACCCACTGGAAGTGGCGGGCGCCCCACGCGAGGCCATCCGCGAGCGCGTGGAGGAGCTGCTGTCGCTCGTGGGACTGTCCGACAAGGCGCAAGCCTACCCCTCGCAGCTCTCCGGCGGACAGAAGCAGCGGGTGGGCATCGCGCGGGCGCTGGCGCCCCGGCCTCGCGTCCTGCTGTCCGACGAGGCCACCTCCGCGCTGGACCCGGAGACGACGCGCTCGGTGCTGGGGCTGCTGCGTGACATCAACCAGAAGCTCGGCGTGACGCTGCTCCTCATCACCCACCAGATGGACGTGGTGAAGGCCATCTGCGACTCGGCGTCGGTGCTGGAGCGGGGACGGCTCGTGGAGCAGGGCAAGGTGACGGAGCTGCTCGCCCATCCCAGCACCCGGCTGCATCAACTGTGCTTCCCAGCCTTCGCCCCACCGACGGACGCGCCCTCGGGCCGCCGCGTGGCGCTGACGCTCGCGGGCGAGCACGCCCGGCGGCCCCTCCTGGGCACCCTGGCGCGCCAGTTCGACGTGGACGCCCTGCTGGTGGAAGGCGCCATGGAGCGCGTGGGCAACACCCGCGTGGGCAGGCTCCTCGTCGACCTCCAGGGTTCCGCTGACGCCGTGAGCCAGGCACTCGCCTACCTGCGTGAGCAGGGACTGACGCCCGAGGAGGCCGCACATGGATAG
- a CDS encoding trans-sulfuration enzyme family protein, which yields MTSSPTWPTRFATRLLHTGHEQDPTTGAAAVPIYQVSMFDQPGLETPGEFDYARSGNPTRKALEGVLAALDEGHAAFAFGSGMAAVSSVLMLFSAGDHVVVTDDCYGGTYRVLTRVFSRFGLQATFVDTSDPDAVRAALRPNTRALLVESVSNPFLKRTDIPAMARVAQAHGALLIVDNTFLSPALSRPLTEGADIVIHSATKYLGGHSDVVAGAVVVKTPALAQELGFLQNAVGAVLGPQDCFLLQRGIKTLQVRLERQVRTAGALVKWLTGRPEVRQVFYPGTGAVVSFRLAQDTLAAPFVESLQLPLLGVSLGAVESIITVPARHSHASVPAAERERRGITDGLIRFSVGLEDLEDLQEDFGRAFTQAGRVAA from the coding sequence ATGACATCATCGCCGACCTGGCCCACGCGCTTCGCGACCCGTTTGCTGCACACGGGGCATGAGCAGGACCCCACCACGGGCGCCGCCGCGGTCCCCATCTACCAGGTGTCCATGTTCGACCAGCCGGGCCTGGAGACGCCCGGCGAGTTCGACTACGCGCGCTCCGGCAACCCCACGCGCAAGGCCCTGGAGGGCGTGCTCGCGGCGCTGGACGAAGGCCACGCGGCCTTTGCCTTCGGCTCCGGCATGGCCGCCGTGTCCAGCGTGCTGATGCTCTTCAGCGCGGGGGACCACGTCGTGGTGACGGACGACTGTTACGGCGGCACCTACCGGGTGCTCACACGCGTCTTCAGCCGCTTCGGCCTGCAAGCCACCTTCGTGGACACCAGCGACCCGGACGCCGTGCGCGCCGCCCTCCGCCCCAACACGCGGGCGCTGCTGGTGGAGAGCGTGAGCAACCCCTTCCTCAAGCGCACCGACATCCCCGCGATGGCGCGGGTGGCCCAGGCACATGGGGCGCTGCTCATCGTGGACAACACGTTCCTGTCCCCGGCCCTCTCGCGTCCGCTGACCGAGGGCGCGGACATCGTCATCCACTCCGCCACCAAGTACCTCGGCGGCCACAGTGACGTCGTCGCCGGGGCGGTGGTGGTGAAGACGCCCGCGCTCGCGCAGGAGCTCGGCTTTCTCCAGAACGCGGTAGGCGCGGTGCTGGGCCCCCAGGACTGCTTCCTCCTCCAGCGGGGCATCAAGACGCTGCAGGTCCGCCTGGAGCGGCAGGTGCGCACGGCGGGAGCCCTGGTGAAGTGGCTCACCGGGCGGCCAGAGGTGCGGCAGGTCTTCTATCCAGGCACGGGCGCGGTGGTGTCGTTCCGGCTGGCCCAGGACACGCTGGCGGCGCCCTTCGTGGAATCGCTCCAGCTCCCCTTGCTGGGCGTGTCGCTGGGCGCGGTGGAGAGCATCATCACCGTTCCGGCTCGACACTCCCACGCCTCCGTCCCCGCCGCCGAGCGGGAGCGCCGGGGCATCACCGACGGACTCATCCGCTTCTCGGTGGGATTGGAGGACCTGGAGGACCTGCAAGAGGACTTCGGGCGGGCATTCACGCAGGCAGGCCGCGTGGCGGCGTAG
- a CDS encoding PLP-dependent transferase — protein MKLATALVHAGVRRDPTTGAVAVPIYQSATFQHPALGQSTGYDYSRTRNPTRSALEDALAQLEGGSRGLAFSSGMAALHCALQLFGPEDHVLLTEDLYGGTYRLVDRILHVPCTFVDTSRPGAVRDALRPNTRAIVVETPTNPMMRTADISELAAIARKAGVLLIVDNTFLTPWLQRPLELGADIVVHSATKYLAGHNDVVAGALVVKDAALGERLAYLQNGIGAILGPQDAYLVIRGLKTLALRMERHQANAREVAAWLRAHPGVERVFYPGVGGMLSFTVAHAALVPQVLASVQLCLFAESLGGVETLITYPTTQTHADIPAERREALGISDRLLRLSVGIEDSHDIIADLAHALRDPFAAHGA, from the coding sequence ATGAAACTCGCCACCGCTCTCGTCCACGCCGGCGTGCGCCGCGACCCCACCACCGGCGCGGTCGCCGTCCCCATCTACCAATCCGCCACCTTCCAGCATCCCGCGCTCGGGCAGTCCACCGGCTACGACTACTCGCGCACACGCAACCCCACCCGCTCTGCGCTGGAGGATGCGCTGGCGCAACTGGAGGGCGGCAGCCGAGGCCTGGCCTTCAGCTCCGGCATGGCGGCGCTGCACTGCGCCCTCCAGCTCTTCGGCCCAGAGGATCACGTCCTCCTCACCGAGGACCTCTACGGCGGCACCTACCGGCTGGTGGACCGCATCCTCCACGTCCCCTGCACCTTCGTGGACACCTCCCGACCTGGCGCCGTGCGGGACGCGCTGCGCCCCAACACCCGCGCCATCGTCGTGGAGACGCCCACCAACCCGATGATGCGCACCGCCGACATCTCCGAACTGGCGGCCATTGCCCGCAAGGCCGGGGTGCTGCTCATCGTCGACAACACCTTCCTCACGCCGTGGTTGCAGCGCCCGCTGGAGCTGGGCGCGGACATCGTCGTGCACAGCGCGACGAAGTACCTGGCCGGGCACAACGACGTCGTCGCGGGCGCGCTGGTGGTCAAGGACGCGGCGCTGGGCGAGCGGCTCGCGTACCTGCAGAACGGCATCGGCGCGATTCTCGGTCCGCAGGACGCGTACCTGGTGATTCGCGGCCTGAAGACGCTGGCCCTGCGCATGGAGCGGCACCAGGCCAACGCGCGGGAAGTGGCCGCGTGGCTGCGCGCCCACCCGGGCGTGGAGCGCGTCTTCTATCCCGGCGTGGGCGGGATGCTGTCCTTCACCGTCGCCCACGCGGCCCTGGTGCCCCAGGTGCTCGCGTCCGTGCAGCTGTGTCTCTTCGCCGAGTCGCTCGGCGGCGTGGAGACGCTCATCACCTACCCCACCACGCAGACCCACGCTGACATCCCCGCCGAGCGCCGGGAGGCGCTGGGCATCTCCGACCGGCTGCTCCGGCTCTCCGTAGGAATCGAGGACTCCCATGACATCATCGCCGACCTGGCCCACGCGCTTCGCGACCCGTTTGCTGCACACGGGGCATGA
- the thrA gene encoding bifunctional aspartate kinase/homoserine dehydrogenase I — translation MSSTSLQVMKFGGTSVGSPTRLRQVVELIGTHARQGPLAVVVSAMGDTTDWLLDAARLATEGDLEGALAVATRIADLAKANAAALAPGQATALAERVDGLFAPLSQLLQGISLTRECSAPTRDRVLSFGELVSATLLAELLTAHGTSATFRDARQLLVTDDRFGAARVDLVRTRERLQAARETWDLEVPVLPGFIAATPDGRTTTLGRNGSDYTAALVAQGLGASEVTVWTDVLGLHTADPELVTDAYPVAHLTHGEGLELAAVGARMLHPRTMIPLIESGISLRIRNTMEPEHPGTLIDAIGSRDGQRPACIATREDLALLGIEVRKLSDQFQLGERVLAALREARVTVWMTAQSANGQSLAVVVPRPDAEHARSVLAAELALELSRREVEPLEVRQPVTLLTLVAEAMGHGVNVAGRFFSALGAVGVNVRASAQGASSRSLSCVVDAADTSIAARTTHAAFNLAHQQVSLFVLGRGTVGGQLLAQLRAQQALLRDRHGIALRVVGLADSKRALFDAAGLALDGVEARLEGVTPEAPQARTLVPLLDALRRLPVPILVDCTAAGGLEALYTEAFQRGIHVVAANKKPLALPWEAREALVDTARRNHVAYHYETTVASSLPVIDTLANLVRTGDTVRLITASLSGSLGFICNELTAGVPLSRAVRTARERGFTEPDPREDLSGTDVARKALILARELGLPLSLSDVALEPFVATDECASVDSFFQVLATQDAAYAERVARCRHAGTVLRYLARIDPSKAGTGSPVIRVGPVGVEAGHPAADLRGSESFVSFTTTRHSDFPLTVRGAGAGGAVTASGVLADILRISQTLRGR, via the coding sequence ATGAGCAGCACGTCCCTGCAGGTGATGAAGTTCGGTGGCACGTCCGTGGGCTCGCCCACGCGGCTCCGCCAGGTGGTGGAACTGATTGGCACGCACGCGCGGCAAGGCCCGCTGGCAGTGGTCGTCTCCGCGATGGGCGACACCACGGACTGGCTGCTGGACGCGGCCCGCCTCGCCACCGAGGGTGACCTGGAAGGCGCGCTCGCGGTGGCCACGCGCATCGCCGACCTCGCGAAGGCCAACGCCGCGGCGCTGGCGCCCGGACAAGCCACCGCGCTGGCCGAGCGTGTCGACGGGCTCTTCGCGCCGCTGAGTCAGCTGCTCCAAGGCATCTCACTCACGCGAGAGTGCTCCGCCCCCACGAGAGACCGGGTGCTGTCATTCGGTGAGCTGGTGTCCGCCACGCTGCTGGCGGAGCTGCTCACGGCCCATGGCACGTCCGCCACCTTCCGTGACGCGCGGCAGCTCCTGGTGACGGATGACCGCTTCGGCGCGGCGCGGGTGGACCTGGTTCGGACGCGGGAGCGACTCCAAGCCGCCCGGGAGACGTGGGACCTGGAGGTGCCCGTGCTCCCCGGCTTCATCGCCGCCACGCCGGATGGACGCACCACCACGCTGGGCCGCAACGGCTCCGACTACACCGCCGCGCTGGTGGCGCAGGGCCTGGGCGCGTCGGAAGTCACGGTGTGGACGGACGTGCTCGGCCTGCACACCGCCGACCCGGAGCTGGTCACGGACGCCTACCCCGTGGCGCACCTCACCCACGGCGAGGGCCTGGAACTGGCGGCGGTGGGCGCCCGCATGCTGCACCCGCGCACGATGATTCCGCTCATCGAGTCCGGAATCTCCCTGCGCATCCGCAACACCATGGAGCCGGAGCACCCGGGCACGCTCATCGACGCCATCGGTTCGCGCGACGGCCAGCGGCCCGCCTGTATCGCGACGCGCGAGGACCTGGCGCTGCTCGGCATCGAGGTGCGCAAGCTGTCCGACCAGTTCCAACTGGGGGAGCGCGTGCTGGCCGCGCTGCGAGAAGCGCGCGTCACGGTGTGGATGACCGCGCAGTCCGCCAATGGCCAGTCACTGGCCGTCGTCGTGCCTCGCCCCGACGCGGAGCACGCGCGGTCCGTGCTCGCCGCCGAGCTCGCGCTGGAGCTGTCACGCCGCGAAGTGGAACCGCTGGAGGTCCGCCAGCCGGTGACGCTGCTGACGCTGGTGGCGGAGGCCATGGGCCACGGCGTCAACGTGGCCGGGCGCTTCTTCAGCGCGCTGGGCGCGGTGGGCGTCAACGTGCGCGCCAGCGCCCAGGGTGCCAGCTCCCGCTCCCTTTCGTGCGTCGTCGACGCGGCGGACACCTCCATCGCCGCGCGCACCACGCACGCGGCCTTCAACCTGGCCCATCAGCAGGTGAGCCTCTTCGTCCTCGGCCGAGGCACGGTGGGCGGACAACTGCTGGCCCAGCTGCGCGCCCAGCAGGCGCTGCTCCGGGACAGGCACGGCATCGCGCTGCGCGTCGTGGGGCTGGCGGACAGCAAGCGCGCGCTCTTCGACGCCGCGGGGCTCGCGCTCGACGGCGTGGAGGCGAGGCTCGAAGGCGTGACGCCCGAGGCGCCCCAGGCGCGCACCCTGGTCCCCTTGTTGGACGCACTCCGGCGGCTGCCCGTCCCCATCCTGGTCGACTGCACCGCCGCGGGCGGGCTGGAGGCGCTCTACACGGAGGCCTTCCAGCGCGGCATCCACGTGGTGGCGGCCAACAAGAAGCCGCTGGCGCTGCCGTGGGAGGCCCGCGAAGCGCTGGTGGACACGGCGCGCCGCAACCACGTCGCGTACCACTACGAGACAACGGTGGCGTCCAGCCTGCCCGTCATCGACACGCTGGCGAACCTGGTGCGCACCGGTGACACCGTTCGCCTCATCACCGCGTCCCTGTCCGGCAGCCTGGGCTTCATCTGCAACGAGCTGACGGCCGGCGTGCCCCTGTCCCGGGCTGTCCGCACCGCCCGGGAGCGCGGCTTCACGGAGCCGGACCCTCGCGAGGACCTGAGCGGCACGGACGTCGCGCGCAAGGCGCTCATCCTCGCTCGGGAGCTGGGCCTGCCGCTCTCCCTGTCGGACGTGGCGCTGGAGCCCTTCGTCGCCACGGATGAGTGCGCCAGCGTGGACTCGTTCTTCCAGGTGCTCGCCACGCAGGACGCGGCCTACGCGGAGCGTGTGGCCCGCTGCCGCCACGCCGGCACCGTGCTGCGCTACCTGGCACGCATCGACCCATCGAAGGCGGGCACGGGCAGCCCCGTCATCCGCGTGGGCCCCGTAGGCGTCGAAGCGGGCCACCCCGCGGCGGACCTCCGCGGCTCCGAGTCCTTCGTCTCCTTCACCACCACCCGCCACAGCGACTTCCCGCTCACCGTCCGGGGCGCGGGCGCGGGCGGCGCCGTCACCGCGTCCGGCGTGCTGGCGGACATCCTCCGCATCTCCCAGACGCTGCGCGGCCGCTGA
- a CDS encoding RNA polymerase sigma factor — MTETGQLSDEVVRALVDNHRQFLAFLERRVGSRAIAEEILQAAFVRTLEKGGALKEGEGAVAWFYRLLRNALVDHYRRQAAEGRALEREAQEAEGATVDTELKQAVCACVGELVPTLKPEYADILRQVDLEERGVPDVAREAGITANNAGVRLHRARQALKKQLERSCGSCAAHGCLDCSCKPSHRAGGALVSGSTDV, encoded by the coding sequence GTGACGGAGACCGGACAGCTGAGTGACGAGGTGGTGCGTGCGCTGGTGGACAACCACCGCCAGTTCCTCGCCTTCCTGGAGCGGCGCGTGGGCAGCCGCGCCATCGCGGAGGAAATCCTCCAGGCCGCGTTCGTGAGGACGCTCGAGAAGGGCGGCGCGCTGAAGGAGGGCGAGGGCGCGGTGGCGTGGTTCTACCGGCTGCTGCGCAACGCGCTGGTGGACCACTACCGGCGCCAGGCGGCGGAGGGGCGCGCGCTGGAGCGCGAGGCACAGGAGGCGGAGGGGGCCACGGTGGACACGGAGCTGAAGCAAGCCGTCTGCGCGTGCGTGGGTGAGCTGGTGCCCACGCTCAAGCCTGAGTACGCCGACATCCTGCGGCAGGTAGACTTGGAGGAGCGCGGTGTCCCGGACGTGGCGCGCGAGGCGGGCATCACCGCGAACAACGCGGGCGTGCGGCTCCACCGGGCCCGCCAGGCGCTGAAGAAGCAACTGGAGCGAAGCTGCGGCAGCTGCGCCGCGCACGGATGCCTGGACTGCTCTTGCAAGCCGTCCCACCGGGCAGGCGGGGCCTTGGTGTCTGGCTCGACGGACGTCTGA
- a CDS encoding GIY-YIG nuclease family protein: protein MRTVVSLHECKVRASLLLKELASTDASRAARAAERLRVLPGFAGLPLGEVLARKDSVQRKHALAVIAREQGHVTWVDLKQVRELDFEHLLAHVGGAHLNRWFSSYAEAADSLRVQGGFLFPFREQFFVCEASLVEALGVDPADADWSCTGRDWMAPRDGAAQARLAQRFVRHSPSHASTSPDTRSPMSADSRRSELKRSYREAPPPMGVYAVRCLANGKVLVGASANVQGMLNRIRFELSTGMDRLPTLLEDWRRYGAEQFTFEVLDVLKPSDEPVVAPEEELKVLEALWLDRLRPYGDAGYNVQGG from the coding sequence ATGCGAACCGTCGTCTCCCTCCACGAATGCAAGGTCCGCGCGTCGCTCCTGCTCAAGGAGCTGGCCTCGACGGATGCGTCGCGCGCGGCCCGGGCAGCGGAGCGGCTGCGCGTCCTGCCAGGCTTCGCGGGACTGCCCTTGGGCGAGGTGCTCGCGCGGAAGGATTCGGTACAACGCAAGCATGCGCTGGCCGTCATCGCGCGTGAGCAGGGGCACGTCACCTGGGTCGACCTGAAGCAGGTGCGTGAGCTCGACTTCGAGCACCTGCTCGCCCACGTGGGCGGCGCCCACCTCAACCGCTGGTTCTCTTCCTATGCGGAGGCCGCTGACTCCCTGCGGGTACAGGGCGGCTTCCTCTTTCCGTTCCGCGAGCAGTTCTTCGTCTGCGAGGCCAGCCTCGTCGAGGCGCTCGGTGTCGACCCCGCGGACGCGGACTGGTCGTGCACGGGCCGCGACTGGATGGCGCCAAGGGACGGGGCCGCGCAGGCCCGGCTCGCCCAGCGGTTCGTCCGTCATTCGCCTTCCCACGCTTCAACTTCTCCAGACACGAGGTCTCCCATGTCCGCTGACTCCCGCCGCTCCGAACTGAAGCGTTCCTACCGGGAAGCACCGCCGCCCATGGGCGTGTACGCCGTGCGCTGCCTCGCCAATGGCAAGGTGCTGGTGGGCGCGAGCGCCAACGTCCAGGGCATGCTCAATCGCATCCGCTTCGAGCTGTCCACGGGCATGGACCGCCTGCCCACGCTGCTGGAGGACTGGAGGCGCTACGGGGCGGAGCAGTTCACCTTCGAGGTGCTCGACGTGCTGAAGCCTTCCGACGAGCCCGTGGTGGCGCCGGAGGAGGAGCTGAAGGTGCTGGAGGCGCTCTGGTTGGACCGGCTCAGGCCTTACGGCGACGCGGGCTACAACGTGCAAGGCGGCTGA
- a CDS encoding MbnP family copper-binding protein, with product MLPFALLGVLGCGDDMEVAIPFEARVGSEPFACGRTYTGVGTTGTTYEPMDLRVYLHDVRLVTAEGTEVPLKLEQDARWQVEGTALLDFADKTGLCTNGTQATNLRITGTAPEGNYTGLRFKLGVPETQNHLDVSTAPSPLNDTSLYWGWRSGYLFTRIEGRTTGLPGGHVMHLGSTDCAPPPEGQTNGTAGCTFGNRPEVALDSFDLASGKVVLDLGALFSGSNLDENAAVPNTSVGCMSQQTDPDCAPVFSRMGLTHRSQEGAPGPQAFIKAE from the coding sequence ATGCTTCCCTTCGCGCTGCTGGGCGTCCTGGGCTGTGGCGATGACATGGAAGTCGCCATCCCCTTCGAGGCCCGGGTGGGCAGCGAGCCCTTCGCATGTGGCCGCACCTACACCGGGGTGGGGACGACGGGGACGACGTACGAGCCCATGGACCTGCGCGTGTACCTGCACGACGTCCGGCTCGTCACGGCTGAGGGCACCGAGGTGCCGCTGAAGCTCGAGCAGGACGCGCGGTGGCAGGTTGAAGGCACGGCGCTGCTCGACTTCGCGGACAAGACGGGCCTGTGCACCAACGGCACCCAGGCGACGAACCTGCGAATCACCGGCACGGCGCCCGAGGGCAACTACACCGGCCTGCGCTTCAAGCTGGGCGTGCCGGAGACGCAGAACCACCTCGATGTGTCCACGGCGCCCTCGCCGCTGAACGACACGAGCCTCTACTGGGGCTGGCGCTCGGGCTATCTCTTCACGCGCATCGAGGGCCGGACGACGGGACTTCCCGGAGGGCACGTCATGCACCTGGGGAGCACGGACTGTGCACCGCCGCCGGAGGGCCAGACGAACGGCACCGCGGGATGTACGTTCGGCAACCGTCCGGAGGTGGCCCTGGACTCGTTCGACCTGGCGTCTGGCAAGGTGGTGCTGGATTTGGGGGCGCTCTTCTCGGGCTCGAACCTGGATGAGAACGCGGCGGTGCCCAACACCTCCGTGGGGTGCATGTCGCAGCAGACGGACCCGGACTGCGCGCCTGTGTTCAGCCGGATGGGGCTGACGCACCGGAGCCAGGAGGGGGCACCGGGGCCTCAGGCGTTCATCAAGGCGGAGTAG